In Bacteroidota bacterium, the following proteins share a genomic window:
- a CDS encoding nucleotide pyrophosphohydrolase: MTIEEAQETVDRWIKTTGVKYFSELTNMAILTEEVGEVARIISRRYGEQSFKESDKKVDLADEMADVLWVLICLANQTGVNLTEALQKNLEKKSIRDAERHQKNEKLK, translated from the coding sequence ATGACTATAGAAGAAGCACAAGAAACCGTGGATCGTTGGATTAAAACAACCGGGGTGAAATATTTCAGTGAGTTGACCAATATGGCTATCCTGACTGAAGAAGTGGGTGAGGTTGCGCGTATCATTTCAAGAAGATATGGCGAACAATCATTCAAGGAATCTGACAAGAAAGTAGATTTGGCCGACGAAATGGCTGATGTCCTGTGGGTATTGATCTGTCTTGCCAATCAAACAGGTGTCAACCTCACCGAAGCACTACAAAAAAACTTAGAGAAGAAAAGCATCCGCGATGCAGAACGGCATCAGAAAAACGAAAAGCTGAAATAG
- a CDS encoding YicC family protein — MLKSMTGFGKASGKIEERTVNVEIKSLNSQKGLDLNMKLPSKYREYEYALRTKAGTMLQRGKVDVYVSLENNEAASELSLNRELIKSYFAEFKKIAQDIGASTENLLPVILKMPDVIGESHQDPSEGELKAIEAVLEKAIAEVISFRKSEGKTTEQDILLRIKNIEDGAINLAEEDKRRIQDIRSRLKKNLDNFIPKDKVDQNRFEQEVLYYIEKLDITEELTRLKSHGDYFRKIISDEEELKGRKLNFIAQEIGREINTIGSKANDATIQKIVVNMKDELEKIKEQTSNIL, encoded by the coding sequence ATGCTGAAATCTATGACAGGCTTTGGAAAAGCCAGTGGCAAAATTGAAGAGCGAACCGTGAATGTGGAAATCAAATCGCTCAACAGTCAGAAAGGGTTAGACCTGAATATGAAGTTGCCAAGCAAATATCGGGAATATGAATATGCTTTGCGCACTAAGGCCGGTACTATGCTCCAGCGAGGAAAGGTAGATGTCTATGTTAGTCTCGAAAACAATGAAGCAGCCAGCGAGCTTTCGCTGAATCGCGAATTAATCAAATCCTATTTCGCCGAGTTTAAAAAAATCGCTCAAGACATTGGCGCCTCTACTGAAAACCTCTTGCCCGTCATTCTGAAAATGCCGGATGTGATTGGCGAATCACACCAAGACCCAAGTGAAGGTGAACTCAAAGCCATAGAAGCTGTTTTGGAAAAAGCTATTGCCGAAGTAATATCCTTTCGCAAGAGCGAGGGCAAGACAACCGAACAGGACATATTGTTGCGGATCAAAAATATTGAGGATGGAGCAATAAATCTGGCGGAGGAAGACAAAAGAAGGATACAAGATATTCGCAGCCGATTAAAAAAGAATCTGGATAATTTTATTCCCAAAGACAAGGTGGATCAAAATCGCTTTGAGCAAGAGGTGCTTTATTATATTGAGAAATTAGACATCACAGAAGAATTAACTCGTTTGAAATCACATGGCGACTATTTTCGCAAAATCATTTCGGATGAAGAAGAATTGAAAGGTCGTAAATTAAATTTCATTGCTCAGGAAATCGGCCGCGAAATCAACACTATTGGCTCTAAGGCAAACGATGCTACTATTCAAAAAATAGTGGTGAACATGAAAGATGAATTGGAGAAAATTAAAGAACAAACGAGTAATATTTTATAG
- a CDS encoding M48 family metallopeptidase, with protein sequence MALSLFDHFLTESPKLEREVAMRREFEIEVNGSEVPVRILFEPRFNNRVSVNKNGILLRVSDRQQKEEQRKSIDELLKWAKEKLDDKPHLLESLPQRQYKNGELLQVGAYEFVVSLFYNEVNKSTAKIFRNNIVISLAKGLSKEAEGNACSYLVSKCLCKYFHPIVEERIHELNNRYFKKQVSQVNMKHATSFWGHCSRNGKIVISIRLMFAPAKVIDYVLIHELAHLVHHDHSNRFWNLVKQVMPDFEQAEKHLKEKHIQYYL encoded by the coding sequence ATGGCACTATCATTATTTGACCACTTCCTTACAGAAAGCCCCAAACTCGAAAGAGAGGTTGCTATGCGACGCGAATTTGAGATCGAGGTGAACGGTTCCGAAGTGCCGGTACGCATTTTATTTGAACCACGGTTCAATAATCGGGTATCAGTAAATAAAAATGGCATCCTGCTTCGGGTGTCTGACAGACAACAAAAAGAAGAACAGCGCAAAAGCATTGATGAGTTGCTGAAATGGGCAAAGGAAAAACTAGATGACAAACCACATTTGTTAGAAAGTCTTCCGCAGCGACAGTATAAAAATGGAGAATTGCTCCAGGTGGGCGCTTATGAATTTGTTGTCAGCCTATTCTATAATGAAGTGAACAAGTCCACAGCGAAAATATTTCGCAACAATATTGTCATCTCTCTGGCGAAGGGGTTGAGCAAAGAAGCAGAAGGAAATGCCTGTTCCTATCTGGTGTCGAAATGTCTGTGTAAGTACTTTCACCCTATTGTAGAAGAGCGAATTCATGAACTCAATAATCGTTATTTCAAGAAGCAGGTGAGCCAGGTGAACATGAAACATGCCACCAGTTTTTGGGGACATTGTTCACGAAATGGGAAGATTGTAATTTCCATTCGCCTGATGTTTGCTCCAGCCAAGGTGATAGACTATGTACTCATTCATGAATTGGCTCACTTAGTGCACCATGACCACTCCAACCGCTTTTGGAATTTAGTGAAGCAGGTAATGCCCGATTTTGAACAGGCGGAGAAGCATCTGAAAGAAAAGCATATCCAATATTATTTGTAG
- the apaG gene encoding Co2+/Mg2+ efflux protein ApaG, translated as METLTTAGVEIRVETFYQFAESNSANGEFIHSYRITISNHNAFTVQLLRRKWVILDSYRELKTVEGEGVVGRQPILYPGDSYEYVSGCNLQSPIGRMDGIYIFQNKQSGKEFEVKVPVFRLEAPEILN; from the coding sequence ATGGAAACGCTCACCACAGCAGGAGTTGAAATCAGGGTAGAGACTTTCTATCAATTTGCCGAATCCAATTCGGCAAATGGCGAATTCATTCATTCTTACCGCATCACAATCAGCAACCACAATGCATTCACGGTACAGTTGCTTCGGCGCAAATGGGTGATTTTAGATTCCTATCGCGAGCTAAAGACGGTGGAAGGCGAAGGAGTGGTTGGTCGCCAACCCATTCTCTATCCCGGTGATTCTTATGAATATGTTTCGGGTTGCAATTTGCAGTCACCCATCGGACGTATGGATGGCATCTACATTTTTCAGAACAAACAAAGCGGAAAAGAGTTTGAAGTTAAGGTGCCTGTTTTTCGTTTGGAGGCACCGGAGATTCTCAATTAA
- a CDS encoding ATP-dependent Clp protease proteolytic subunit: protein MEKFAGGMKFDNKFLEQRRVFLWGAVFDESAEKVVNRLLFLEATDPGKDIFFFINSPGGVVTSGMVIYDTMQMISSPVHTICMGLAASMGSILLSGGKKGKRLIWPNGRVMIHQPSLGGMYGQATDIEITAAEILKTKQLSAEILAKNCGKTYEQVMKDFDRDHWMNAKEAVEYGIVDKIADKLS from the coding sequence ATGGAGAAATTTGCAGGTGGCATGAAATTTGATAATAAATTTCTGGAACAACGCCGTGTATTCCTTTGGGGAGCCGTGTTTGATGAGTCAGCCGAGAAAGTGGTGAACCGTTTATTGTTTCTCGAAGCTACTGATCCGGGGAAGGATATTTTCTTCTTCATTAATAGTCCGGGCGGAGTGGTAACCTCGGGCATGGTGATTTATGATACGATGCAGATGATATCTTCCCCGGTTCATACTATCTGTATGGGCTTGGCCGCTTCTATGGGCTCTATACTGCTGAGCGGTGGTAAAAAAGGCAAGCGGTTGATTTGGCCAAATGGTCGTGTGATGATTCATCAGCCATCATTGGGTGGCATGTATGGGCAGGCGACAGATATTGAAATCACTGCTGCTGAAATACTTAAAACCAAACAGTTGAGTGCTGAAATCTTGGCGAAGAATTGTGGCAAGACCTATGAGCAAGTGATGAAAGATTTCGACCGCGACCACTGGATGAATGCCAAAGAAGCAGTAGAATATGGCATCGTAGATAAGATTGCGGATAAACTTTCATAG
- the gmk gene encoding guanylate kinase produces the protein MSKRKFTRVLIPPKRILVICSPSGAGKSSIVRKLLRFFPELSFSVSCTTRELRDGEVNGQHYYFLTVEEFKNKISKNEFAEFEEVYPGKFYGTLKSEVERIWNEHQVAVFDIDVKGALNIKQQFGKDCLTIYIAPPSKETLVQRLKSRGSEDAKSLKERIKRFDEEMSYATKFDSVVVNKDFDTAYMRVKNLVINFLEPDTIHVY, from the coding sequence ATGAGCAAACGTAAATTTACAAGGGTTCTGATTCCGCCAAAAAGGATTTTGGTAATTTGTTCTCCGTCCGGTGCCGGCAAATCATCCATCGTTAGAAAGCTATTGCGCTTCTTCCCCGAACTTTCCTTTTCCGTATCCTGCACCACGCGCGAACTGCGAGATGGGGAAGTGAATGGTCAGCACTATTATTTTTTAACGGTAGAAGAATTCAAAAATAAAATCAGCAAAAACGAATTTGCCGAATTTGAAGAAGTATATCCCGGTAAATTTTACGGAACGCTGAAAAGCGAAGTTGAGCGCATCTGGAATGAGCATCAGGTAGCTGTTTTTGATATTGATGTGAAAGGGGCACTGAATATCAAACAACAATTCGGTAAGGATTGTTTGACTATTTACATTGCGCCGCCCTCAAAAGAAACACTGGTTCAGAGATTGAAGAGTCGTGGCTCGGAAGATGCCAAAAGCCTGAAAGAAAGAATCAAACGTTTTGATGAAGAGATGAGCTATGCTACCAAGTTCGACTCGGTGGTGGTGAATAAAGATTTTGATACGGCGTATATGCGAGTAAAAAACTTAGTCATCAATTTTTTGGAGCCGGACACGATACATGTGTATTGA
- a CDS encoding D-tyrosyl-tRNA(Tyr) deacylase: protein MRVTIQRVEEASVTIEGQMKASIQKGLLILAGFEDSDTQEDLKWMSKKIVNLRIFNDENGLMNLSVLENSGDVLVVSQFTLHALTKKGNRPSFIKAAKPEVAIPLYQEFVKQLEMDLGKGVGTGVFGAEMKVALINDGPVTINIDSKNKE from the coding sequence ATGAGAGTTACCATCCAGCGCGTAGAGGAAGCATCGGTCACTATTGAAGGGCAGATGAAAGCAAGTATTCAAAAAGGATTGCTGATACTGGCAGGTTTTGAAGATTCGGATACCCAGGAAGATTTGAAATGGATGAGTAAAAAGATAGTGAACCTGCGTATATTCAACGATGAGAATGGGCTTATGAATTTGTCGGTGCTGGAAAATAGTGGCGATGTTTTAGTGGTTTCGCAATTTACGCTCCATGCCCTCACTAAGAAAGGGAACCGACCATCTTTCATCAAGGCGGCAAAACCGGAGGTGGCTATTCCCTTATATCAAGAGTTCGTGAAGCAATTAGAAATGGATTTGGGCAAAGGAGTCGGCACCGGGGTATTCGGAGCAGAAATGAAGGTGGCGTTGATTAATGATGGCCCGGTCACGATAAATATAGACAGTAAAAACAAAGAGTAA